The genome window GTCAGCGTGCGCGCCTGCGCCGCGTCGGGCAACGCCGCCTGGCGCCGCTGCTGGGTCGCCGCGCTGGGCAGGTAGCGCGCGGCCATGTCGTAACCGGCCAGCTCGCCGCGTGCGACCAGCGCGTCCAGCCGCGGGCGCAGCCGCTCCGAGGCGGCCAGCGCGGCATCGGCGGAGGCCGCCGGCACGGCCAGCACATAGCGCACGTCCGGCGCGCCCAGTTCCTTGCGCAAATGCGCGTCGCGGGCAAGGCCGTCGGCCGGTACCGGGGTCAGCTTGGACAGGTCGTTCTGCCAGAACGGGCCAGGTGCGAACGCGATCGCCGCGGCCGCGGCCAGCGCCAGCGGCAGCAGCGACCAGCGCGGCCGCGGCAGCCGCGCGATGCCGCGCCACAGCCGCGCCAGCGCGGGCGAATCGGCGTGGTCGCGCGGCGAGGGGTCGATCAGCGCCGGCAGCAGCAGGCGCGTGGTCAGCGCCGCCACCAGCAGCCCGGCGATGGTGAACACCGCCAGCTGGCGCAGGCCGTCCACCCCGGAGAACAGGAAGGTGACGTAGGCGATGCAGGTGGAGACCACGCCGGTGGCCAGGGTCGGCCACAGGTGGCGCGCGTTGGCGCGCGGATCCAGGCCCGGACGCTGATGGCTGAACAGGTGGATCGGATAGTCCTGGACCACGCCGATCAGGGTGAAGCCGAACGCCACGGTGATGCCGTGCACGCCGTCGAACAGCAGCGCCACCGCGCCCAGCCCGGCCAGGCCGGCGCTGGCCAGCGGCAGCACGCCGAGCACCGGGATCTTCCAGCTGCGGTAGGCGACCAGCAGCAGCACGATCAGGCCCAGCGTATCCAGCATGCCGATCCACTGCGCCTCGTTCTGGGTGCGCCCGCCGATCTCCACCGAGAACGCGCCCGGCCCGGTCAGGGTCAGGCGGCTGCGGCTGCGGCTGCCGCTGCCGGCGCTGGCCTTGGCGAAGGCGGCATGGATCGCGTCCACCGCCTGCTGCTGCCCGGTGGGATCGAAGCCGGCGGCGCGGGTCTGCGCGACCAGCAGCGCGTCCTTGCCGGCACGGTCGAACCAGACCCCGTCGCGCTGCTGCGGGCCGCCGGCCGGCTGCAGGCTCTCGGCCAGGTGCAGCACTTCCAGGGTCGGATCGCGCGGCAGCAGCGGCTCGACCATCGCCGCGGCCGGCGAGCCCAGGTCCTGCAGCCGCGCCTGCAGCGCGTCGGCCAGCGTCGCCGCATCCAGCGGGTGGGCGTCGAAGCTGTCGCTGAGCAGGTAGCGGTAGGCCAGCAGCCGCTCGGGGATCGCGTCCAGGCCGGCATCGGCGCCGTTGGCGACCAGTTCGAAAGTGTCGCGCTGCGCGGCCAGCTGCGCGCGTATCGCCTGCGACTGCCGCGCCAGCGTCGCCGGGTCGGCGCCGGACAGCGAGAACAGCAGCAGCCGCGAGCCCGGGCCTTCGCCGAGTTCGTCGAGCAGCAGTTTTTGCGCGGGGGTCTGGGCTTCCGGCATGAACTTGCGCAAGTCGCCCGATACCTGCAGCACGTTGCCCAGCCAGA of Xanthomonas translucens pv. cerealis contains these proteins:
- a CDS encoding MMPL family transporter encodes the protein MKRGLSSKARISLALLWLALLTVAGIWLGNVLQVSGDLRKFMPEAQTPAQKLLLDELGEGPGSRLLLFSLSGADPATLARQSQAIRAQLAAQRDTFELVANGADAGLDAIPERLLAYRYLLSDSFDAHPLDAATLADALQARLQDLGSPAAAMVEPLLPRDPTLEVLHLAESLQPAGGPQQRDGVWFDRAGKDALLVAQTRAAGFDPTGQQQAVDAIHAAFAKASAGSGSRSRSRLTLTGPGAFSVEIGGRTQNEAQWIGMLDTLGLIVLLLVAYRSWKIPVLGVLPLASAGLAGLGAVALLFDGVHGITVAFGFTLIGVVQDYPIHLFSHQRPGLDPRANARHLWPTLATGVVSTCIAYVTFLFSGVDGLRQLAVFTIAGLLVAALTTRLLLPALIDPSPRDHADSPALARLWRGIARLPRPRWSLLPLALAAAAAIAFAPGPFWQNDLSKLTPVPADGLARDAHLRKELGAPDVRYVLAVPAASADAALAASERLRPRLDALVARGELAGYDMAARYLPSAATQQRRQAALPDAAQARTLTATAVAATPFRADAFAPFLADLERARRAPPLTARDLHGTPLATTVDGLLLDRADHATALVSLTGLRDPALLAAAVQGSGAQLMDLKEASESLVAAYRGRVLGALGIAALLLALTVAIALRTPRRIVRVLLPMALTTLLILALLRGCGVELNLFHLIALILAAGLGLDYALFFDHAGDDRADQLRTLHALIVCSLMTLLVFALLAASSIPVLRAIGSTVALGVLFNFVLALLISRQTASDTPAIAAH